A window from Triticum aestivum cultivar Chinese Spring chromosome 6D, IWGSC CS RefSeq v2.1, whole genome shotgun sequence encodes these proteins:
- the LOC123145465 gene encoding putative F-box protein At2g33190 isoform X2: MGLFPSVLGKFRGDPPPMENMVGKSPEPEPELPPDMLSSIFALLEVPDLVRAGSVCSSWRSVYTGLRRQLRQHKQRQTPCLLYHTSESTGENAACLYSLAEKRAYKLTLPDPPIRSRYLIGSSHGWLITSDERSELHLVNPITGEQIVLPSVITLEQVKPIFDDEGAIHKYELWEPRYTALAEFLGHEPSIYALDELRDRLYFKAYLFPDPQTGSYIVVLIHNPEYQISFARAGGCGWTFLPPGWNYQECIYKDGLLYAVTGTGAVDAFDLSGSTVTRTTVLGDMKNSISEHIYIVQAPWGDMLQVWRQQPIVAGDADSENIMETSKIFVYKIDMAAKKLVEINGLHGHVLFLGHSQTQCLSVEEYPQLKANCVYFTDDDRFISLYQNSKRDIGVLNLESGCREEIVPQIYCTWPNPIWITPSLRMMHSGLM, encoded by the coding sequence ATGGGACTTTTCCCCAGTGTACTCGGCAAATTCAGAGGAGACCCGCCGCCGATGGAGAATATGGTGGGCAAATCGCCGGAGCCGGAACCGGAGCTGCCACCGGATATGCTGTCGAGCATCTTTGCCCTCCTCGAGGTCCCTGACCTCGTGCGCGCAGGCTCTGTCTGCTCCTCCTGGCGCTCGGTGTACACCGGACTACGGCGTCAGCTTCGGCAGCACAAACAGCGCCAGACGCCTTGCCTCCTCTACCACACCTCTGAATCTACCGGAGAGAATGCAGCTTGCCTCTACAGCCTTGCGGAAAAGAGGGCCTACAAGTTAACCCTCCCTGATCCACCCATCCGCAGTAGGTATCTGATTGGCTCTTCGCATGGTTGGCTGATCACTTCTGATGAGAGGTCCGAGCTGCACCTTGTAAATCCAATCACTGGTGAACAGATTGTTCTCCCGTCAGTGATTACTCTTGAGCAAGTCAAGCCGATCTTTGACGATGAAGGTGCTATTCATAAGTATGAGTTGTGGGAGCCACGGTACACTGCACTTGCAGAATTCCTTGGTCACGAGCCCTCAATTTATGCTCTCGATGAGCTCCGTGACCGCCTCTACTTCAAGGCATATTTGTTTCCTGATCCACAAACAGGAAGCTACATTGTGGTGCTTATTCATAATCCAGAATATCAGATTTCATTTGCAAGGGCAGGGGGCTGTGGGTGGACCTTTCTACCACCAGGTTGGAACTATCAAGAATGCATCTACAAGGATGGTCTACTGTATGCAGTGACAGGAACTGGAGCAGTTGATGCTTTTGATCTCTCTGGTTCTACCGTCACAAGGACGACGGTTCTGGGTGACATGAAGAATTCTATTTCTGAGCACATATACATTGTTCAGGCACCGTGGGGTGATATGCTGCAAGTTTGGAGGCAACAGCCCATTGTAGCTGGTGATGCTGATTCGGAGAACATAATGGAAACCAGCAAAATATTTGTCTATAAGATTGACATGGCAGCAAAAAAGCTTGTGGAAATAAATGgattgcatggccatgtgttgttTCTTGGGCATAGCCAGACGCAGTGTCTCAGCGTGGAAGAATATCCGCAATTGAAGGCAAACTGTGTCTACTTCACCGATGATGATAGATTTATTTCATTGTATCAGAATAGTAAACGTGATATAGGTGTTCTAAATTTGGAAAGCGGCTGCAGGGAAGAAATTGTGCCTCAGATTTATTGCACCTGGCCAAATCCCATATGGATTACACCCAGTCTTAGAATGATGCACTCGGGATTGATGTAA
- the LOC123145465 gene encoding putative F-box protein At2g33190 isoform X1: MEACIVIKSLRQLVRHPTSLCSLIFRSLAELMGLFPSVLGKFRGDPPPMENMVGKSPEPEPELPPDMLSSIFALLEVPDLVRAGSVCSSWRSVYTGLRRQLRQHKQRQTPCLLYHTSESTGENAACLYSLAEKRAYKLTLPDPPIRSRYLIGSSHGWLITSDERSELHLVNPITGEQIVLPSVITLEQVKPIFDDEGAIHKYELWEPRYTALAEFLGHEPSIYALDELRDRLYFKAYLFPDPQTGSYIVVLIHNPEYQISFARAGGCGWTFLPPGWNYQECIYKDGLLYAVTGTGAVDAFDLSGSTVTRTTVLGDMKNSISEHIYIVQAPWGDMLQVWRQQPIVAGDADSENIMETSKIFVYKIDMAAKKLVEINGLHGHVLFLGHSQTQCLSVEEYPQLKANCVYFTDDDRFISLYQNSKRDIGVLNLESGCREEIVPQIYCTWPNPIWITPSLRMMHSGLM, encoded by the coding sequence ATGGAGGCCTGTATCGTAATAAAGAGCTTACGGCAGCTAGTTAGACATCCGACGAGTTTGTGCTCTCTCATCTTCAGATCTTTGGCTGAGCTGATGGGACTTTTCCCCAGTGTACTCGGCAAATTCAGAGGAGACCCGCCGCCGATGGAGAATATGGTGGGCAAATCGCCGGAGCCGGAACCGGAGCTGCCACCGGATATGCTGTCGAGCATCTTTGCCCTCCTCGAGGTCCCTGACCTCGTGCGCGCAGGCTCTGTCTGCTCCTCCTGGCGCTCGGTGTACACCGGACTACGGCGTCAGCTTCGGCAGCACAAACAGCGCCAGACGCCTTGCCTCCTCTACCACACCTCTGAATCTACCGGAGAGAATGCAGCTTGCCTCTACAGCCTTGCGGAAAAGAGGGCCTACAAGTTAACCCTCCCTGATCCACCCATCCGCAGTAGGTATCTGATTGGCTCTTCGCATGGTTGGCTGATCACTTCTGATGAGAGGTCCGAGCTGCACCTTGTAAATCCAATCACTGGTGAACAGATTGTTCTCCCGTCAGTGATTACTCTTGAGCAAGTCAAGCCGATCTTTGACGATGAAGGTGCTATTCATAAGTATGAGTTGTGGGAGCCACGGTACACTGCACTTGCAGAATTCCTTGGTCACGAGCCCTCAATTTATGCTCTCGATGAGCTCCGTGACCGCCTCTACTTCAAGGCATATTTGTTTCCTGATCCACAAACAGGAAGCTACATTGTGGTGCTTATTCATAATCCAGAATATCAGATTTCATTTGCAAGGGCAGGGGGCTGTGGGTGGACCTTTCTACCACCAGGTTGGAACTATCAAGAATGCATCTACAAGGATGGTCTACTGTATGCAGTGACAGGAACTGGAGCAGTTGATGCTTTTGATCTCTCTGGTTCTACCGTCACAAGGACGACGGTTCTGGGTGACATGAAGAATTCTATTTCTGAGCACATATACATTGTTCAGGCACCGTGGGGTGATATGCTGCAAGTTTGGAGGCAACAGCCCATTGTAGCTGGTGATGCTGATTCGGAGAACATAATGGAAACCAGCAAAATATTTGTCTATAAGATTGACATGGCAGCAAAAAAGCTTGTGGAAATAAATGgattgcatggccatgtgttgttTCTTGGGCATAGCCAGACGCAGTGTCTCAGCGTGGAAGAATATCCGCAATTGAAGGCAAACTGTGTCTACTTCACCGATGATGATAGATTTATTTCATTGTATCAGAATAGTAAACGTGATATAGGTGTTCTAAATTTGGAAAGCGGCTGCAGGGAAGAAATTGTGCCTCAGATTTATTGCACCTGGCCAAATCCCATATGGATTACACCCAGTCTTAGAATGATGCACTCGGGATTGATGTAA